The window CGACCGCCTCGGCGTGTCGATCGGCACCGGCGTCGGCGGCCCGGTCACCCTGCTCACCCAGAACGACCTGTTGCACCAGCAGGGTCTCCGCAAGGTGTCGCCGCTGACCGTGCCGATGCTGATGCCGAACGGCCCGGCCGCGCACGTGGGCATCGACCTGAAGGCGCGGGCCGGGGTGCATTCCCCGGCCTCGGCCTGCGCTTCGGGTGCCGAAGGCATCGCGAGCGGGGTGGAGATGATCCGCTCCGGGCGTGCGGACGTCGTGGTCGCTGGTGGTGCCGAAGCGTGCATCCACCCGATCACGCTGGCCGGGTTCGCCCAGGCCCGCACCGTGTCCACGCGCAACGACGACCCGGCGAGCGCGTCGCGGCCGTTCGACGCGAGCCGCGACGGCTTCGTCCTCGGCGAGGGCTCCGGCGTGGTCATCCTCGAGCGGGCGGACCAGGCGAAGGCCCGCGGAGCGCGGATCTACGCGACGATCGCCGGGCACGGCATCACCTCGGACGCCTACCACATCACGGGCAACCACCCCGAGGGCATCGGCCAGATCGCCGCGATGCGCGCGGCGATGAAGATGGCCGGCGTGACGCCGGCGGAGGTCGGGCACGTGAACGCCCACGCGACGTCCACTGTGGTCGGTGACATCGGCGAAGCGGCGGCGATCCGCAACGCGGTCGGGGAACACCCGGTCGTGACGGCGCCGAAGGGCGCGCTGGGCCACCTCGTCGGCGGCGCCGGCGCGGTGGAGGGGATCATCACGATCCTGTCGCTCTACCACGGCATCGTGCCGGCGACGCTGAACCTGACGGACCTGGACCCGCGGGTGCAGCTGGACGTCGTCTCGGGTGAGGCGCGCAAGGTCGAACTGACCGCGGCGATCAGCAACTCGTTCGGCTTCGGCGGGCACAACACCGCGCTGCTGTTCACCCCGGCTGCCTGAGTTCCACCAGCACGAAGAAGGGCCCGGCTTCGGCCGGGCCCTTCTTGGTTCAGCATTTTTCGTGCTCGGGTGGCGGGCCCTTCTCGACGGAGTCGATCTTCAGGGCGTTGTCCTCGACGATCACCGGCAGCACGAGCCGCCACTTGATGCACGGCTCGGGGAAATACGTGGGCGCGTCCGCGACGTTCTGCTCGCTCGTGAACCCGACCAGGACTCGCAGCGAGGAGCCGGCGCCGCGCTCGATCCGGTAGACGAACGCGTTACTGTCCTTTGTGGTGCGGACGCCGTTCTTCCAGTTCGTCGGTGTCTGCTCCGACACGCGCTGGGCGCTGGCCACGCTCGTCCACGCCTGGTACTCCTTGGCGTTGATGGCGTGGAAGTACTTCACCAGCAGCTCGCGCACGGCCTCGGCCTGCGGGTGCGCCTGCGCGTCGTCGCTCATCCGGACGGTGCCCGACTCGGCGCCGGCACCGGCCGAGGACGGCGCCGGCTGCGCGGCGGAGGTGTCGTCGGCGGGCTGGTCGGGCCGGCGGTAGAGCTCGCGCGCCAGCAGGCTGGCGCCCACGGTGAGGGAGAGCACCACGACCACGACGGGTGCCAGCCAGCGCTGGCGGGAGCGGGGAGCTGGGGTGGTCACCCCGCAGAGCGTACCGGCCCGGGCAGGGCACGCCGGTACAGCAGGGTGGGTGCCCGCGCCCGGACGCGGACGGCCCGGCGCGCCGGGATCACCCGTGGTCGCGCCGGGCCGCCCGCCGGAAGCCGTTCGCCCCGGTCAGCCGACCTGGTGCAACCAGGTCACCGGTGCGCCGTCGCCGGCGTGGCGGTAGGGCTCGAGCGCCTCGTCCCAGCTCGCGGCGAGGAGCTCGTCGAGCTTGTGCGCGAGCGACTCACCTCCGCGGGTCATGGCGACGAGCGCGCGCAGCTGGTCTTCGCCCACCACGATGTCGCCGTTGGCGCTGGTCCGCCCGTGCCACAGGCCGAGGCCGGGCGCGAAGCAGAACCGTTCGCCGTCGACGCCCGCGCTGGGCTCTTCGGTGACCTCGAACCGAATCATCGGCCACGCCTTGAGCGCCGCCGCCAGTTTGGCGCCGGAGCCCGCGGGCGCGCGCCAGCCGCACTCGGCGCGAAGCTGACCCGGACTGGCCGGCTGCGCCGTCCACTTCAGGTCAACGCGGGCACCCAGGGTGCCCGAAATGGCCCACTCGACGTGCGGACACACCGCAGACGGCGACGAGTGGACGTACACCACACCTCGGGTGCTGCCACGGGTGCTCACTGCTACCTCCGCTTGTTGCTCGACGAGGGACGTCTTCCCCTACGCCCTACTCCGAGCTGCAGCGCGGCCTCAGTGCGGCTCCCGAATGCCGCCTCCGATGCGTTGTAGCACATTCTGCACCCCAACCGTGCTGTTTGGCCACACGAACACCACAAGTCACCCGGGGCACCACTTTCGGAGGGCACGCGGCCGCGTCGTCCCCGTGTCGCACGGTTCCTTGCGCCGGGCGCGCTAGCGTGATGACCCGGAACGACGAGCAGGGAGGGATTTCGGTGCGACTGGTGCGCCTGGAGCGGCAGCAGTCCCGGGTGGCCGACGACGTCCGGGCGGCACTGGCGTCCCTCGGCCGTGGCAGCACCGTCATCGGCGGGATCGCCCTGGTCGGCGTCGGCTCGGTGACCGAGCGCCCGATCGAGGCGGTGGTCCTGCTCCCCCACGGGGTGATCATCGTGATCGGCGTGGACCTCCCGGACCCGGCGCTGCGGCTGGAAGCCCCGCTGGGAGCGGCGTGGAAGGCCGACGGCTGGCCACTGATCGCCGACGACGACGCGATCAACCCGGCGACGGAGGCACTGGACATCTCCCAGGCGTGCGAGCAGCGGATCCTTTCCCTGGTCCCGGGCACCGCGCCGGTGGGGACGATCGTCGCGGTAGGACCGTACGTGGAGACGGTCGACCAGCCGGCGGGCGACCTGGCGGGCCCGGTCCGGGTCCTGCACCCGACCCCGACGACGATGCTGGCGGCGACGGTCTCGCTGGCCACGGCGCACCGGCCCCGGTCGGTCGACCAGGTGCGGGCGCTGATCCGCGGGCTGGCACCGGATGCCCCGGAGTTTTCGGACGACATCCTGGTGGGAGAGGGTTTCAGCCGCTTCACGGACGACTCGCCACCGGAGTCCCTTTGGGACAGTGCGCCGCCGGTGCCCGAGCAAGCGGCAGCCCCGGCCCCGGGCAAGGCAGGCCCGGTAGCGGGTTCGGCGGTGGCCGGTCCCCCGGTCGCGGCCCGTTCGGACGGCGCGGGAGCGGGGCCGGCCGTTTGGCAGACCAAAACCCCGGCTTCGCCCGATCCCGCACCGGCCCCCAGCGAAGGGCCCACCGAGCCGGAGTCCGCTCCTGTCGCTGACTCGGAGGACCACGGGCCGACGCCCGCCTCTGCCGGAGTTCCGGGGCGCACCGAACCGGCGCTCGCACCTACCGAAGACTCGGAATCCACCGAGCCAACGCTCACCTCTGCCGCAAACCCAGACGCCACCGAACCGACCCTCGCCGCCGCCGAAAACCCCGAGCCCACCAAACCGACGCTCGCTGCCGCCGGAGTTCCGGGGCCCACCGAACCGGCGCCCACCTCCACCGCAAACCCCGAGCCGACCGGATCCCCGGCCGAAGAACCCGCGCCCGAAGCGGATCTCGCCAACTCCCCCGAAGAGCCGGCTGCCGCGGCGCCCGCCGGGCCTGCGCACACTCGCGCCGAGAACTCGGGGCCCGCCGAACCTCGGCTCAGCCCGGCCGCAAGTTCCGGAACGCCAGCCGCGGAAGCGGATCCCGCAGGCTCCTCCGCGCTTTCCGCCGACTCCGAGCGCACCGAAGTACTCCCCTCTCCCCCACGCGACAGGGCTCGACCCGGCTCCGCCCAGCAGAGTGACACCGAACGAACCGAGAATCTCGCCTTCCCCGCCGAGCCCGGACCGGCCGAACCCAAGCCGAACCCACCCCGGCCCGTCACGCTCGGCCAGATCACCCTGCCCCCGGAGCCCGAACCGCGCGCGTTCCCCACTCCGCGCCCCGCGCCCCGCGAAGCCTCGACCTCGAAGACCGTCCGCTGGCTCCCCTTGGCCGCCATCGGTCTGCTGGTCGCTCTCGTCGTCGCCGCGATCGCCGTTGCCACCTCGGGGGATGACACCGTCTCCGCGCCCACCGGGCCGCCCACACCCGCGACCCAGCCGCCGCCGCAGAGCTCGACGGCTCCCGCGCAGAGCCTCCAGTTCTCCCTGCGCGCCGCCGACCACGACCAGCGGTGCGCCTCCCACGCCTTCGGGGACGCCCAGGCCAGCCTGCAGCAGACCAGCTGCTCCGGCGTCCGGCGCGCCTCCTACGCCGCCACCGTCGACGGGCGGGGCGCCGCTGTCACCGTCGGGATCGTCGAGTTCCCCGATGCCGCGCAGGCCGCCGCCTTCAAGACCGTGGCCGACACTCCCGGCGGGGGCGGGATCCTCGACCTCGCCTCCGAGACCGGCACGTGGGGCGCCACGCCCGCGCCGCGCTTCGAAAACGCCGCCTACACCTCGAAGGTCGAGGGCACGTCCGTGCGGCTCGTGCAGGCGGTCTGGGCGCCGGGACCGTCCACTCCGGACGATCCCGGCCTGGCCAGGGCCGCGAAAGCCGCCCTGGACCTGCCCGCGCAGTGACTCAGAGGCCGTACGCCTCCAGCAGCCGCAGCCAGACCTCGCTGATCGTCGGGAACGACGGCACCGCGTGCCACAGCCGGTCGAGCGGGACCTCGGCGACGATCGCGATCGTCGCCGAGTGCAGCAGCTCCGAGACGTCCTGGCCGACGAACGTCACGCCGAGCAGGACGTTCCGCTCGGTGTCGACGACCATCCGGGCCTTGCCGGTGTAGCCGTCCGCGTGCAGCGACGAGCCCGCCACCGCGATGTCGATGTCGACGACGCGGTCGGCCGAGCCGGGCCGCGCGTCCGCCAGGCCGACGGCCGCGACCTCCGGGTCGGTGAACACCACCTGCGGCACCGCGTGGTGGTCGGCGGTGGCGGTGAAGCGGCTCCACGGCTCCGAGGACACCGGCGTGCCCGCGGCCAGCGCCGCCACCGTGTCGCCCGCCGCGCGGGCGCCGTACTTGCCCTGGTGGGTCAGCGGGGCGCGGCCGGTGACGTCGCCCGCCGCGAACAGCCAGTCACCGTCCACTGCGGACACCCGGCCGGTGTCGTCGACCTCCAGCGCGTGACCGGGCTCGACGCCGAACGCCTCGAGCCCGAGCCCGGCCGTCGCGGGCCGGCGGCCGGTCGCCACGAGGAACTCGTCGACGACGAGCCGCTCGCCGTCCTTGAGCACCACCTCGGTCCCGTTCCCGGTGTCGGACACCTCGGAAACGCCCGACTCCGTGTGCACGTACACGCCGGCTTCGCGCAGCCCGTGCAGCACGAGGTCGCCGGCGAACGCGGCGTTGCGCGGCAGCGGCCGCTCGCCGGTGATCACCAGGTGGACCTCCGAGCCCAGCGACGCGAACGCCTGCGCCATCTCGACGCCGACCACCCCGCCCCCGAGCACGCCCAGCCGGCGCGGCACCGACTCCGCCGACGTCGCCTCGCGCGAACCCCACGGCCGGATCGTGTCGAGCCCGGGGATCGACGGCGTGCTCGGCACGCTGCCGGTGCACACGATCACCGCGTGCCGCGCGGTCAGCACGCGGCCGTCGTCGAGGGTCACCTCCCGCTCGCCGCTGAGCGCGCCGTGGCCGCGGATCGGCTCGATGCCGGCGCCGCGGGCCCACTCGACCTGCCCCGAGTCGTCGCCCTTGCCGGTGAACCAGTCCCGGCGCGCGAAGACCGCCGCGGGGTCGAGCCGGTCACCGACCGGCACGCCGGGGATCCGCTTCGCCGCGGCCAGGAGGTTTCCCGGCCGCAGCAACGCCTTGCTCGGGATGCAGGCCCAGTAGGAGCACTCGCCACCGAAGCGCTCGTGCTCGACGAGGGCGACCTTGAGGCCTCCGCGGGCCGCCCGCTCGGCGGCCACCTCCCCCACCGGACCCGCGCCGATCACCACTACGTCAAAAGTCTGTCCAGACATGGCTTCAGCGCACACCACCACGCGAGTTCGCGCAAGCCAGCGGCTATCCTCGTCTCCGAAGCTGCAGGACATCGGCGGCCCGGGTGCCGTCGGCCCGGTGCGCGCGAATACCACGTTCGAGCACGGGAGGTTTGTCGTGGCCAAGAACACGGCTGTGCGGGTCCTGGACGATCTCACCGGCGAGCCCGCCGCCGAGACCGTCGGGTTCGGGATCGACGGCGTCGACTACGACATCGACCTCTCCTTCGCCAACGCCGACGCACTGCGTGAGCTGCTGCAGCGCTACGCCGACGCGGGTCGCCGCACCGGCGGCCGCAAGCGCCGGCCGCGGATCGTCCCGGGCGCGAAGCGGCCACGGGCGAAGGCGGCCCCGAAGACGGCGAAGGCGTCCACCAAGACCACCAAGACCACCAAGACCGCGAAGGCCGAGCCCAAGGCCACCACGACCCGCGCGAAGGCGGCGGCGAAGGCCACGTCGGCCCGCGCGAAGACCACTAAGGCCGAGCCGGTGAAGACCACCCGCACCCGCAAGGCGGCGGAGCCGAAGAAGACCACCCGCGCGACCGCGCCGAAGGTCCCGGGCGTCACGTTCTCGGCGGCCGAGAAGTAGCTCCACAGTAGACAGACGTGCGTCAAGCCGCGCGCTGGGCACCGTCCGCGTGCCACGCCGGGTACCGGTACCGCGTGTGGAGCAGTGCGCGCTGCCGCGTCAGCTCGGCGGCGGACGGCGGGCGCGGCACGAACGTCCCGAGGATCTGTGACGCCGCCGCCCGCACCGCCGCTTCGACCGACGGGAACCCGGGACGCAGCCCGTGCTCGGCCAGCGAGGCGACCGGGCTGCGGTGGGAGTCGAGCGGCCGCGGGTCCGGCGGCGCGCTCGTCAGGTAGCGCCCGACCAGCGACGCCGACGTCTCGACCAGCAACGTCGAATGCGCCAGCAGCCCGCCCTTGGTGCGGAACACGGCGAAGCCGCACAGCTTCGCGTCCTCGACGAACAGGCCGCGGTCGCCGATCCGGGGCACCAGGCCGAGCTGGTCGACGGCGGCGCTCATCACCTTGCCGAGCGTCTCCAGCGGCCGATCGGCCGGGCCGGGCAGGACCAGCGTCACGTTCAGGTTGCCCGGGTCGTGGAACACGGTGCCGCCGCCGCTGGCCCGCCGCAGCACCGGGACGGCGTCACGCTCGCACTCCGAAACGCGCACCTCGCGCGCGATCCGCTGGCCGCGCCCCACCACGACGCAAACCGGGTTGCGCCAGAGCCACAGCACCGGTGACTCGGGCGCAACCCGGAGGAGCGCTTCGTCGAACGCGAGGTTCT of the Amycolatopsis sp. NBC_01488 genome contains:
- a CDS encoding DUF3145 domain-containing protein, whose product is MSTRGSTRGVVYVHSSPSAVCPHVEWAISGTLGARVDLKWTAQPASPGQLRAECGWRAPAGSGAKLAAALKAWPMIRFEVTEEPSAGVDGERFCFAPGLGLWHGRTSANGDIVVGEDQLRALVAMTRGGESLAHKLDELLAASWDEALEPYRHAGDGAPVTWLHQVG
- a CDS encoding Lsr2 dimerization domain-containing protein; the encoded protein is MAKNTAVRVLDDLTGEPAAETVGFGIDGVDYDIDLSFANADALRELLQRYADAGRRTGGRKRRPRIVPGAKRPRAKAAPKTAKASTKTTKTTKTAKAEPKATTTRAKAAAKATSARAKTTKAEPVKTTRTRKAAEPKKTTRATAPKVPGVTFSAAEK
- a CDS encoding beta-ketoacyl-[acyl-carrier-protein] synthase family protein — its product is MSNIDVVITGLGATTPLGGDVTSTWDGLLAGRSGIRAIEADWVEELQLPVKIGGMLAVDPSEVLPRVQARRLDRCEQVALIAARQAWADAGYAEPTDEHTDVDPDRLGVSIGTGVGGPVTLLTQNDLLHQQGLRKVSPLTVPMLMPNGPAAHVGIDLKARAGVHSPASACASGAEGIASGVEMIRSGRADVVVAGGAEACIHPITLAGFAQARTVSTRNDDPASASRPFDASRDGFVLGEGSGVVILERADQAKARGARIYATIAGHGITSDAYHITGNHPEGIGQIAAMRAAMKMAGVTPAEVGHVNAHATSTVVGDIGEAAAIRNAVGEHPVVTAPKGALGHLVGGAGAVEGIITILSLYHGIVPATLNLTDLDPRVQLDVVSGEARKVELTAAISNSFGFGGHNTALLFTPAA
- a CDS encoding lipoate--protein ligase family protein — protein: MTTGSDVRAAFTDPAENLAFDEALLRVAPESPVLWLWRNPVCVVVGRGQRIAREVRVSECERDAVPVLRRASGGGTVFHDPGNLNVTLVLPGPADRPLETLGKVMSAAVDQLGLVPRIGDRGLFVEDAKLCGFAVFRTKGGLLAHSTLLVETSASLVGRYLTSAPPDPRPLDSHRSPVASLAEHGLRPGFPSVEAAVRAAASQILGTFVPRPPSAAELTRQRALLHTRYRYPAWHADGAQRAA
- a CDS encoding dihydrolipoyl dehydrogenase family protein gives rise to the protein MSGQTFDVVVIGAGPVGEVAAERAARGGLKVALVEHERFGGECSYWACIPSKALLRPGNLLAAAKRIPGVPVGDRLDPAAVFARRDWFTGKGDDSGQVEWARGAGIEPIRGHGALSGEREVTLDDGRVLTARHAVIVCTGSVPSTPSIPGLDTIRPWGSREATSAESVPRRLGVLGGGVVGVEMAQAFASLGSEVHLVITGERPLPRNAAFAGDLVLHGLREAGVYVHTESGVSEVSDTGNGTEVVLKDGERLVVDEFLVATGRRPATAGLGLEAFGVEPGHALEVDDTGRVSAVDGDWLFAAGDVTGRAPLTHQGKYGARAAGDTVAALAAGTPVSSEPWSRFTATADHHAVPQVVFTDPEVAAVGLADARPGSADRVVDIDIAVAGSSLHADGYTGKARMVVDTERNVLLGVTFVGQDVSELLHSATIAIVAEVPLDRLWHAVPSFPTISEVWLRLLEAYGL